The region AAGACAGCGACGCGGCGGTCCCGTACGTCCCCTCGCAGTCCGGTGGGGCCCGTCTCCGACAGGTACTGCTCGACGGCGGCTACCAGCGGGTCGATACGATCCGGCGGAACGACCGCGTCCTCGCCGTCGTCGCGGTCGACGCCACGGGCCGGGGGGCGGGCTCGGACCCCTCCATCGCGGTGCAGTCACGGCTCGCCGTCGACGCTGACGGAATCATCCGAGAGGTCGACCACTGGGAGCGCCGGCCCGACGGTACGGTCGTCGCCTTCGAGATGACGGTCGACACCGACACGGAGCGTGTCCCCGTTCCCTGGTGGGCCGAGGACATCGGGCTGTACGGGTAGCGTCGCTACGCCGACTCGTCGGTCGACTCCACTATCGCTTCGGGCTCGATGTACACCTTGCGGATGTCGCCGTTGGCGGCCTTCAGCTCCTCCTCGATGCCGGTGATGATATCGTCCATCGCCTCGGTCTCGATACCGTCGATAAAGGCGATGTCGGCGGAGACGATGACCTCGTTGGGGCCGAAATACACCGTCCGGAAGTCGACGATGGAGTCGACGTGGTCGCTCGCCGCGATGATGTCACGGAGCCGCTTGCCCTCGTCTTTCGGCAGGCTCTCGCCCAGCAGGAGCCGCTTGTTCTCCCAGGCCAGCGCGAGGGCAAAGCCCATCAACATGATACCGATGAGGACCGCCGACAGCTGGTCGTAGACCGGGTTGTCGGTCATCTGTGCGAGGACGAGACCCACGAGTGCGATGACGATACCCGCCAGCGCGATGGTGTCCTCGGTCAGCGCCGTCAGCGTGGTCACGTCGCTGGTCTTGCGGAACGCCTCTCTGTAACTGCCCCAGTCGTTGCGCTCCATCTGGCGCTGCATCTCCGCACGGGCCTTGTAGAGCGCCCACGTCTCGAAGGCGAAGGCGCCGAGCAAGACGGTGTAGTTGACCCACAGCGGGTCCAGCCACGCCGGGGGCGTGTACTGGATGAAGAGGAAGTCGATTCCGCCGCTTCCCCCGCCGTGGCCGCCGTGGCTCGTCAGCTCGCTGTAGCCGTGTTTCAGGCTCTCCCAGCCGGCGATGCCGAACAGGAACACCGAGACAAGAAAGCTGTAGAAGAACTGTGATTTCCCGTACCCGAAGGGGTGCTGTCGGTCGGCGTTGCGACCGGAGTAGCGGATGCCGATGAGGAGGAACACCTGGTTCCCGGTATCGGAGACGGAGTGATACGTCTCGGATAGCATCGCTGCGCTCCCGGTCAGGAGAAAGCCGAAGAACTTCAGGATAGCAATGGCTCCGTTGGCGACGAGCGCGGCCATAACGACTGATTTGCTGCCTGCCATTACTCTCCACTCACGAGGGGGGATGAAAGCGGTTCTGGATTTATAGCTGGAACGAGCAGTGGGAGTATGCTCACCGTCATCTCCGATACGCACGGCACCGACGACCACCGACTGACCGGTCGCACACTGGCGGCCGTTCGGGACGCCGACCACGTCGTCCACGCCGGGGATTTCACGACCGAAGCGGTCTACGACGCCGTCGACGCGGAGGCCAGCGCGCTCACCGCCGTCACCGGCAACAACGAGACGCCCGGGCTCCGGGCGCGCCTGCCCGCCGTCGCGACCGTCGAGTGGGCGGGACACCGCCTCCTCGTCGCTCACGGCCACGAACACAGCGAGACCGCGCTGGGGCTGCTGGCCCGTCAGGAGGACGCGGACATCGTCGTCGTCGGCCACTCCCACCGCCCCGAAATCGCCGAGCTGGACGGCCGCCTGCTCGTCAACCCCGGGAGCTACGCCGACCCGCGACGCTACCGGCCGGCCCACGCCGAACTCGACACCGACGACGGTGCCTTGCGGGTTCGCCTGCGCTCGCCCGAGGGCGAGACCTTCGAGACGGTCACGCGACCGCAGTGACGCTGCCCGGTCGCTCCCGCCACAGTCGCACCAGGGGGCCACCCCGAAACCTCTATGTTCGATGCCCGTCAAGCGCCGGCTATGTTAGATGTCGGTCCGCTCACGCTCGCCCTCCTCGCGGTCGTGCTCGGCTTCTTTTTCTTCCTGTATCTCATGGTCCGGCGGACCATCCTCGGGTTCAAAGAGGGCATGCAGGGCGGTCGCGAGAAGTAGCGGCCCAGGTCGCGCCACAGCACGACTGTCCACAGCCAGTCAGTGCTCCTTGGCGCTGTGCAGTCGTGTCCACCGCCGGGTTCCGACTACCGGCGGCGAAAAGGGTTTGACCGCCACGCCGGACGCATAGGTATGGACCCGCGAATCCGCGAACACGCGTCCGTCATCGTCGACCACTCCATCGACCTGGAGGCCGGCGACGACCTCGTCATCGACGCTCATCCCGTCGCCGAGGACCTCGTCGTCGCGCTCCACGAACTCGCCGCCGACCGGGGCGCGAACCCGCTGGTCGTTCAGGACCGGCTGGGCGAGCGCTACCGGCGCGCGTTCCTGCGAAACCGCGAGGAGTTCGAGACGCCCGGCCACACGGAAGCGCTGTACGAGGCCATGGACAAGTACATCGCCATCCGGGGGTCGGCCAACGTCACCGAGACCAGCGACGTCGACCCCGAGACCAACGCCGCCTACCAGCAGGCGATGCAACCGCTGCTCTCGGAGCGGCTCTCGAAGCCCTGGTGTCTCACGCAGTACCCCGCCTCGGCCAACGCCCAGCTGGCGGGGATGTCCACCGAAGGGTACGAGGACTTCGTCTGGGACGCCGTCAACAAGGACTGGGACGCCGTTCGGGAACACCAGTCCCAGATGGTCGACATC is a window of Halomicroarcula saliterrae DNA encoding:
- a CDS encoding cation diffusion facilitator family transporter; the encoded protein is MAGSKSVVMAALVANGAIAILKFFGFLLTGSAAMLSETYHSVSDTGNQVFLLIGIRYSGRNADRQHPFGYGKSQFFYSFLVSVFLFGIAGWESLKHGYSELTSHGGHGGGSGGIDFLFIQYTPPAWLDPLWVNYTVLLGAFAFETWALYKARAEMQRQMERNDWGSYREAFRKTSDVTTLTALTEDTIALAGIVIALVGLVLAQMTDNPVYDQLSAVLIGIMLMGFALALAWENKRLLLGESLPKDEGKRLRDIIAASDHVDSIVDFRTVYFGPNEVIVSADIAFIDGIETEAMDDIITGIEEELKAANGDIRKVYIEPEAIVESTDESA
- a CDS encoding metallophosphoesterase codes for the protein MLTVISDTHGTDDHRLTGRTLAAVRDADHVVHAGDFTTEAVYDAVDAEASALTAVTGNNETPGLRARLPAVATVEWAGHRLLVAHGHEHSETALGLLARQEDADIVVVGHSHRPEIAELDGRLLVNPGSYADPRRYRPAHAELDTDDGALRVRLRSPEGETFETVTRPQ